Part of the Dehalococcoidia bacterium genome is shown below.
GGCGTCGATTGGCTGATGGACCGCTACGGCATGCCGACGCTGTTCCTGCTGGCCGCCGTCCCGAACCCGCTGTTCGAGGTCGCTGGCCTCACCGCGGGCGCCACGCGCTACTCTTTCCGCCGTTTCATGGCGGCGGTCACGCCCGGGAAGGTCCTCCGTGGCCTGATCATTGCCTACGTGGGCGAGCGCTTCATCTTCGGCTAAGCCGCGGGAGACGCGGCCGCGTCGGCCGGCGCCCGTCGGGTGCCGCGGGCCGCGCGATACGCGACGAGCGCGATACCACCGGCGCCCCACAGTCCGGCAAGGCCGACCACCAGCGCGCCCAGACCCGGCACGATGGCCACGAGCTGCGTGATGAGCAGCCCGACGGCAGCAGCCGCGTACGGGTGCGGGCTCTCGCCTCCGCCCTGTCCAGCGACCAGCATCCCCAAGCGGGTCGCGGCAGCGATGTACCCGAGGAGCCACATCGCCGGCAGGAGGAAGAGCAGCGCCCCGATGCCGAGGGGAATTCCTACGAGGGTGGCCATGACCATGAACGCCGCCACAGGCACGCCGACCCAAAGGACCACGGCGGCAACCACGGCGCTGCCCGCAGCCTCGGTCAGGCTCAGGCTGGCCGCCTGCAGCTGGCGGCCGCCGATCGCGGCGAAAACGAGGCCGGCGGCGATCACGGCCACGGTCAGGCCCAGCCAGGCGAGG
Proteins encoded:
- a CDS encoding polymer-forming cytoskeletal protein, which produces MKMKRTAVFLAALVVALMPFPAQAQEEDEGFVLRVRGDVRIARGEVVETVIVINGNAFVEGTVTGGLVVIDGTASVTGEVRGGTTVISGNLELRDGARVHDVTLVRSDLQRSGGATITGNLRERENLVFPGAWAVVSILAWLGLTVAVIAAGLVFAAIGGRQLQAASLSLTEAAGSAVVAAVVLWVGVPVAAFMVMATLVGIPLGIGALLFLLPAMWLLGYIAAATRLGMLVAGQGGGESPHPYAAAAVGLLITQLVAIVPGLGALVVGLAGLWGAGGIALVAYRAARGTRRAPADAAASPAA